Within Candidatus Polarisedimenticolia bacterium, the genomic segment ATGATGCCCAGCGAGAAGATGTCGGCGCGCGCGTCGACCGGCTTCCCCGTCACCTGCTCGGGCGACATATAAGGAATGGTCCCCAGGACCTTGCCCTCGCCGGTCGCCAGGGTCCGGGTCGGCGGAGCGCTTCCCTCTCCCACGGATTCGCTCGAGGAAAGCAGCTTGGCCAAGCCGAAATCGAGCACCTTGAGCCGGCCGTCGCTGGTCACGACAATGTTGGCAGGCTTGAGATCCCGATGGACGATGCCGCGCTGGTGCGCCGCCGCCAGCGCCTCCGCGAGTGGGATGCCGATCCTGCAGATCTGCTCCTGGCTCATCCCCGAGGCGGGAATCATCTCCTCGAGGGCACTCCCGCTCACCAGCTCCATCGTCAGGAAGTGAGTTCCTTTCGCCTCCTCTACCGAGTAAATGGTGACGATGCCCGGGTGATTGAGCGCGGCGACCGCCCTGGCCTCGCGCCGGAAGCGCTCCAGGCGCTCCGGATCGGCCGTTGCCTCCTTCGGCAGGACCTTCAGAGCCACCTCGCGCTCGAGCTTCGTATCCAGCGCGCGATACACCACGCCCATCCCGCCTCGCCCGATCTCTTCGAGCAGCCGGTAGTGTCCCAGCTTCTTTCCGGTTGGGGGTTTCATGGTGTCAAGCCCTCTCTGGGGCCAGAGAATATCACGCTGGCGAAAAGGGTCTTCGAAAAGGCGCGGTTGCCGCCATTCCAGAGACACGTCGGAGCCCCTGAAATCTGGCGTTAAGCTTGCCGGCGGCAGCTCTCGTTTCACGGAAAAAGCAGGGGTACGATGAGTACCCTTAACCTGACGCTAGTAGGAGGAAAAAACTGTATGTCGTACCGCCCGTCCCCGCTCCAAGCCGCTGCCGCATGCCTGGTCTGCTTCGCTCTTGCCGGTCCCGTCGCCCGTGCCGCTGACGAGACGAAGATGCCCGCCGAAACCGCCAAGCCACAGGCCACTGCGCCGAAGCACACCATGCCACCGGCCGAAGAGCGTGCGCACCGCCTGACGGAGAGGATGAAGGAGAAGCTCAATCTGAGCGAAGACCAGGTCCCGAAGGTGGAAGAGATCAACCTGCGCACGGCCAAGTCGACCGACACCGCGGTCCAGGCATCGACGCGCGAGGATCGCCAGGCCAAGATTAAGGCCGCGCAAGAGCAGCGCGACAAGGACCTGAAGGATGTCCTGAACCCGGATCAGTGGAAGAAGTACCAGCAGATCAAGGGCGAGCTCCAGTCACAGGCGCACGCCAAGACGCAGGCTCACGCAAAGTCCCACACCTAATCTGACCTCGACACCGCCCCGAGCGAGGGGGCCGCGGCCGCGATCCCCCCGGATACTTCACGGCCCCCTCCCGGCGCGGTTTTTCGACATTTCCCGCTTCCAGCCGCATTGTCCCCCGCCGGCAGTCCGGATTCTCCCGACGCTCTTCCTGCCCTCTGACCCACGCCAGCCGAGTATTGCCGCTCTTGACTCGACCTTGACGCCTCCTGAATAATGCCCACTCCCCAGGATCGAATCTCGAAAGCGACATCGAGCGAAAGACGGTCATGCTCCAGAAAGCCACCGCCACCGTAGGTCTGCTTGTGCTCTGCGCCCTCCCCGCCCTCGCCTTCGACGGCCAGGTCCTGCTCCCCGACGGAGCGCCCGCCGTGGGAGCCACCGTCTCGATTACCGGGGTCGAAGGAACCACACGCACCAATGCGGAGGGACGCTTCCATTGGGAGCCCGACCCGACGTTTCCCTGCGAGCTGCGCGTCCTCCTCGCGGGAGGTCAGTACACGGCCCCTGTAAGGCTCGACTCGGCCCCGGCGCAGGGAACACCCATCAAGGTCACCCCCGTCCTGTCGGAATCGGTCACCGTCATCGCGACGCGCGTCCCGGAGCCCAGCAGCGAGGTGCCGGCCTCGGTGACCGTGGTGAGCGGCGAAGATATGGTCAATCGCGGTGCTCGCGACCTTCAGGGCGCGCTTTCGCAGGCGGTCGGCCTGGACGTGGCGCCCGGCGGCGACGCGGGACCTGCCAGCTCGGTGGTCGAGATGTGGGGCCTCAAGGAGTTCGACGCCTACTTGCTGGTCGTGGACGGCGTTCCCTGGGGGGGCGCCTTCAATCCTGCCATGCAGGCGCTGGATCTGTACGATGTCGACCACATCGAGGTGCTGCGCGGCGCCGCCCCCGTCACCTATGGGGCGACCTCGTTCGTGGGGGTCATCGAAGTCTTCAAGCGCGAGGCGGACGATCCGGCGAAAGTCCTCTCCGTGGCTGGCGGGAGCTATGGCAGCTACTCAGCCAGCTATCGCACGCCGCTGCCGGGCTGGGCCTCCGTCCAGTCGGCCCTGAGCCTCGATCTGGGTCAGGCGGGTTACAAGGATGATCGTACCGAGGTGCAGCGCGGGCATCTGTTGTGGAAGAACGTCGTTCCGGCGGGGTCCGGGAAGCTGCGCTTCGACGTGGACGGCTTGTGGCAGCAGCAGGATCCGGCGAGCCCGCGCGTTCGCGTAGGGGCGGATCTGGCGCCCGAAGTCGCTCTGGACACCAACCAGAATCCCGGCGGATCGCACATCGACGAGAATCGCTTCGCGCTGAATGTCTCCTACGAGCAGCCGGCGTTGAAGGGATCCTGGACGAGCCGTTTCTCGGTCGCGCACTCGAGCCAGGACATCCTGCGCGGCTTCCTGGTGGACGTTTCAACCGTCAATCCCAACGCCCACGGCTTCCGTCAGGACACGCCGATCACCGATATCTATCTCGACAGCCACGTCGCGTTTCCGCTGGCCAGGAAGCTCCAGCTGGTCACCGGCGTCGATTATCTCTATGGGCACGGCGAGACTTCGGGCGGCGACTTCGATTACTTCGTGAACCTGAACGGCGACAATCCCCCCGACGGCGAAGACCTGGCCAGTCAGGCGGACATCAAGATTACCGACGTGCGGAATTTCGCCGGGGCGTACGGACAGTTCCGCTGGGATCCGAAGGAGACCTGGCATTTCGAGCTGGGACTGCGCGTGAATTACACCGACGAGTCGCGCGACGCCAGCGCGGTGGAGTTCGGCAGCGGCACGACCGAGGGCGGCACCGACAGTATGAATCTATGGCGCGGCAGCGGCTATGCCGGAGTGACCTGGACCGCCTGGCACCAGGGAGCGGAGGCGCTCTATTTGTTCGCCGATTACCGCAACACCTACAAGCCTGCGGTGGTCGATTTCGGGCTGGAAGCGGAAGACGAGATTCTGAATCCGGAGACGGCCGAGAGCGTGGAAGTCGGCGTGAAGAGCCGCTTGCTGGATGGGAAGCTGTCCCTGGAGATGAGCGCGTTCCAGATGAACTTCCACAACCTGGTGGTCTCGCAGAACGTCGGCGGAGTTCCCTCGCTGGAGAACGCCGGCAGCGAGCGCTTCCGCGGGCTAGAGATCGCTTCGGCCTGGCAAATCAAGCCGGCGCTGAGCTGGCGGGTCGGATACAGCCTGCATGACGCGCGCTTCACGGACTACACGACTCAGCTCGACCCCATCCCCGCGCCTCCCACCGTGCTTGATGGAAACCAGCTCGAGATGTCGGCGCGCAACATGGCCTTCATGGGCTTCGTCTTGGCGCCGGAGCGCGCCTGGCGGGGAAGCATCCAGGCCAACTATGTGGGGACGCGCTTCCTGAACAAGCGCAACACCGCGCCCACGGAGGCCTTCACGACGCTCGACGCGGGAGTGGGATACCGCTACAAGGACCTGGAATTCCGCCTGGATGGCTACAACCTTACCGACCAGAGGGAGCCGGTCTCCGAGAGCGAGCTGGGGGACGCGCAATACTACATCATGCCGGCGCGCAGCCTGGTGGTCGGCGTCCGCTGGAACCTGGGTTCGTAGGACCGCTCGGCAGAACCTACTTCGCGGCTCCCTCCCGGCGTGGGACCTTCAGCTCCGCCAGCTTCTTGGCGACATCGTCGCCCGCCGCGCCGGCGTTCACGTTGCGATCCACGAACAGAATGCGCCCGTCGGGGCCGATGTAGAAGGTGTTGCGGGCGGCGTAGCCCGACTGCAGCACGCCGTAGGCTTCCGCCGTCTTCTTGTCGGGGTCGCTCAGGATGGGATAGTCGAGGCCCAGGGACTCGGCGAACTTGTGGTTGGTTTCGGCATCATCGACGCTGGCAGCGAAGTAGGCGACCTGGAAATCCCGAATCTTCGGTCCGCTCGCACGGAGCGACTTGCACTCGGCCGTTCATCCCCCGGTGAAAGCCTTCGGAAACCAGGCGATGACGACCACTTCCTTCCCTTTGAAATCTGACAGATTGTAAGTCTTGCCGTCCGAGCCGGCGAGCGAGAAGGCGGGAGCCATGTCGCCTACGTCGGGCGGCTTGGCGCTTCCCGCGGCTGCCGCGGCCGCCGCGGCTGCCAGAAACGCGAGCATCAGAGTTTTCATGCCTTACCCCATGTTGTGGTGAGCGGGTCATTATCCCCGGGTCGATCCTCCGAAGCAATTGGACGCGAGCGATTCGCGCCGGCGCGCTTTCCCACCGAAGACTTGACGCACCGAGTCCGATTCTATAATGCTGCGTATTACGCCCTGATGAACGCCGGAGCTCTCCAAGGGCGCACGCGCGGTTTATGGGCAAGCTTGGCAAAACTCCCCCTTCCTCCGAAATCACTCCGGAGCCT encodes:
- a CDS encoding serine/threonine-protein kinase; amino-acid sequence: MKPPTGKKLGHYRLLEEIGRGGMGVVYRALDTKLEREVALKVLPKEATADPERLERFRREARAVAALNHPGIVTIYSVEEAKGTHFLTMELVSGSALEEMIPASGMSQEQICRIGIPLAEALAAAHQRGIVHRDLKPANIVVTSDGRLKVLDFGLAKLLSSSESVGEGSAPPTRTLATGEGKVLGTIPYMSPEQVTGKPVDARADIFSLGI
- a CDS encoding TonB-dependent receptor — protein: MLQKATATVGLLVLCALPALAFDGQVLLPDGAPAVGATVSITGVEGTTRTNAEGRFHWEPDPTFPCELRVLLAGGQYTAPVRLDSAPAQGTPIKVTPVLSESVTVIATRVPEPSSEVPASVTVVSGEDMVNRGARDLQGALSQAVGLDVAPGGDAGPASSVVEMWGLKEFDAYLLVVDGVPWGGAFNPAMQALDLYDVDHIEVLRGAAPVTYGATSFVGVIEVFKREADDPAKVLSVAGGSYGSYSASYRTPLPGWASVQSALSLDLGQAGYKDDRTEVQRGHLLWKNVVPAGSGKLRFDVDGLWQQQDPASPRVRVGADLAPEVALDTNQNPGGSHIDENRFALNVSYEQPALKGSWTSRFSVAHSSQDILRGFLVDVSTVNPNAHGFRQDTPITDIYLDSHVAFPLARKLQLVTGVDYLYGHGETSGGDFDYFVNLNGDNPPDGEDLASQADIKITDVRNFAGAYGQFRWDPKETWHFELGLRVNYTDESRDASAVEFGSGTTEGGTDSMNLWRGSGYAGVTWTAWHQGAEALYLFADYRNTYKPAVVDFGLEAEDEILNPETAESVEVGVKSRLLDGKLSLEMSAFQMNFHNLVVSQNVGGVPSLENAGSERFRGLEIASAWQIKPALSWRVGYSLHDARFTDYTTQLDPIPAPPTVLDGNQLEMSARNMAFMGFVLAPERAWRGSIQANYVGTRFLNKRNTAPTEAFTTLDAGVGYRYKDLEFRLDGYNLTDQREPVSESELGDAQYYIMPARSLVVGVRWNLGS
- a CDS encoding peroxiredoxin — translated: MKTLMLAFLAAAAAAAAAGSAKPPDVGDMAPAFSLAGSDGKTYNLSDFKGKEVVVIAWFPKAFTGGUTAECKSLRASGPKIRDFQVAYFAASVDDAETNHKFAESLGLDYPILSDPDKKTAEAYGVLQSGYAARNTFYIGPDGRILFVDRNVNAGAAGDDVAKKLAELKVPRREGAAK